In the Sinomonas cyclohexanicum genome, CAACCTGGGACTGCGCCACACCACCGAGATCGGCATCCTCGACGCCGAGGGCGCGCTCAAGCCCGAGGTCCTCGACATCCTCGAGGTGATCAAGGCCCACGACGCGATCATGTCCTGCGGCCACCTCGACGCCGACCAGACCGAGCGGCTCATCGAGCAGGCCTCCTCCATGGGCATCAAGCGGATCCTCGTGAACCACCCGAACTTCGTGATCGGCGCCGAGCCCGAGCGGGTGCGCCGCTGGGTGGGCCTCGGGGCGCGGATCGAACACTCGATCTGCCAGTACGACGACCGCACCTCGTTCTACCAGTGGGGCCTCGACACCCTGCTGGGCTTCGTCAAGGCCGCCGGTGTGGAGAACACCCTCCTCGGCTCGGACCTGGGCCAGGCGAACAACCCGCTGCCGGTGGACGCCTACGCGCGCATGGTCCGCGGCCTGCTGGACGCGGGCGTGTCCAAGGAGGACGTGCGCCGGCTCATCGCGGACAACCCCGCCGACCTGCTGGGGATCTGATGTCCCTCCCAACCTCCCTGCGCGGCCTCATGGCCGAGCGCCCCGTCCTCGGCACGTTCCTGAAGATCCCGCGGTTCGAGATCGTGGACATCCTGGCCCTCTCCGGCTTCGACTTCCTGGTCTGCGACTACGAGCACTCGCAGATGTCGGTCGGGGAGGCATGCGACGTCGTGCGGGCCGGCCGGGCGCGCGGCCTTCCGGTCCTCGTCCGGGTCCCCGCGCTGGACCGGGGCGACATCAACCGCCTGCTCGAGGCCGGCGCCGCCGGGATCCAGCTCGCCCGCGGTTCGGGGCCGGCGGCGGGGGAGCTGCGGAAGCTCGTCTCGTACCCGCCGCTGGGGACCCGGTCCGTCTCACTCGCGCAGCCGGCGGCGGACTACGGGATGGGCGTGACCCTGGCCGGGCACTTCGAGCGGTCCAACTCCACGGTGCTGGCGGTGGGGCAGTTCGAGACCGCCGACTACGCCGACGGGATCGACGCCGCCATGGCCGCCCTGGACGTGGCGTTCATCGGGCCCGTGGACCTCTCCGTGGACCTCGGCACTCCGGGGGAGCAAGACTCGGCGCCGATGCGGGCCGCCGCGGAGGCGATCGAGGCGGCCGCTGCGGCGCGCGGGGTTCCGATGGGCATCTTCGCCGGCTCGGCGGAGGCCGCGGCCGACGCCGTGGCGCGCGGCTACCGCTACATCGTCGCCGGCTCGGACCTGACGATGCTCGCGGGCGGGGCGAGGCAGTTCAGCGGGTTGCTGCAGGCAGCCGGTGGTTGAGCGAGGCCGAAATCTCGGACGACGGCGGGTGCCCGGCTCGTGCGGGCCGGGCACCGACGTCACACGGCACGGGGGATGAACCGACTCAGATATGCGCGAAGCGTGGGGTCGCAGACATAGACGTACGTGCCGAGCATTCCGCGCGTGAGCAGAACGCCATAAATATTGACGATGTACTCCAGTAGTTGCTCGTCCGAATACACGATGCCGAGCCGGGGATTGTTCTCCTTGCCCTTCTTGTCGTGATAGTTGCTTCGGTCCGCCACGATACGCCGCAGTGCGGGGTCGTACGTCAGTTCCGGCCCGATGATGACGCCCGCGTAATTGAGGTCGTACCCCTGCACGGTGTGGATTGATCCGACTTCGCTGACCGACTTCGGGGAGTTGATCCAGTCGCGGTCCGTCGAGTTCCAGCGGAGCCTGCAACCGTCGACCTCTATGTCGTACGCCTTCGGGTTCTTCTTGCTCACCCAGGGCCACGCATAACCGGCGACGAGTCTCGCCAGCTTGGACTCATGCTCCTTCTCACGGATCCTCGTGAGCATGGCCGTCAGGTCGTCGTAGAGCGCGAACTCGTACTCGCCGAACCCCTGAGGCTGGGGCGCAGAATCAGTGAGCATCGACCGGACGTAGGTTACGTAGTCCTCACCAGCCTGAAGGCGCATCTGGGTCAGCAGCGGGTACAGGCGGTGGTCGTCCTTCGCCTCTGAGAGCAGAGATTTCATGCGCTCTTTGGGCAGGTCGGCGGGACGAACACTTTGGGCGGCATCGACCAGGAAGATCTGATGGTTGCTCTGCTTCTTGATCCAATCGAGCTGGGTCAGGGCATCGTCGTCCGACCCGAACAGGCGCTCGTTGATCGTCTGGAAATCCCTGTTGCGCACACCCGAGGACTGGTTCGCACGCTGCGAAAGTCTGTGAGCCTCGTCGACGATCAGCAGGTCGTATGGTGTTTCGCTGAAGCCGACGTCGAACTGCGAAAGGACCATGTCTTTCGTGAGGCCGGGCGTCTTGGCGAAGACGTTTTGGATCGATTGGCGCAGGGACTGCTGAGGGACTACGAGCGCCACGCGGAAGTCGCGGAGCAGGTCCGGGTACCCTTCCAGAAAGTACTGGGCGAAGATCGAGTCACTCTCGACGACGTCTTCGTTGTGGTGAGATCGGATGTCGGTGAGCAGCTTCATGAGGTAGATCGCAACGATGGTTTTGCCCGTGCCCGGGTCACCTTGGATGACGATGGTGCTCGATCGACGGTTCTCGAGATCCTCGAAAAGGCCCTCCAAGATGTCGTTGACTGCCCCCGCCTGGTCTTGCGTCAGCGCCTTGAAGGGAGAGAGCTTGAAGAGGTCGCTGTTGACGATCTGAGGAATCGTCTGGCTGAACATTCCCTCCTTGCGGAGGGTCTCGAAGACTTGGTCGAACGTCTGCTGGTACTGACCTCGGTCGTAGTAATCTGCATCGGTGATGCCTTCGTTGCGGTTCTCCACCGTGAATCTGCCGTCGCCGGCGAAGAACCGGATGAGGTATGACTCGAGATCGAGGCACGCCGACTTGTTGAAACGGTCATCTACAATCACTCGAACGGCATGCAGGCCGCCACGCCCGTTGGCGATGTGCTGGGTCATGCGAGTTGCTGCATTCAGCGACTCGCCGATGTATATGCTGCTGTCGTTGTTCAGCGTGTAGACCACCGGCCAGTTCCGATGGCGCGCGTCCCCATCTGCCCACACCTTGACCGACTCGCTGTCGAGCGCGAGGCGCTCGATCCTAAAGCTGGTCATGCTTGGTACTCCGCCCCCGGGAACGTTCGACCGGGTACTTCGCCCGAGTGATCTCGAGCTTCTCCAGCACGATGTCATACGGATCAAGCTCCAGCCTATCGGCTAGGAGCAGGCAATAGGTCAGTACATCCGCCAGTTCGTGGCGAACGGCTGCGATGTCTTGCGGCTGGCCCCACTGGAAGCACTCGAGTAGCTCACCGGCTTCGACGGATACACTCTTTGCGAGATTCTCAGGGGAGTGAAACTGGCCCCAATCTCGTTCACACACGAAATCTCGAAGAACCTGCAAGAGGCGCTCAAGCCGGTCGTTACGCACGCCGCTACGCTATCAGAGCGCTCCCGCAGACCCGCTTGGCAGCCCCGCTTACGCAACCCTTCCAAGGGACACTTTGGGGGAGCCGCACTGGGGCAGCTCCATTATCTCGCGATGAGCGGCGATTGCTGTCGAGCCGATTCAGGTCTGCGTGGGTGCAGCCTCGCCGGCAAGGGCGGATAACAGTTTATCACTCGGGATGAACTAGCCTCAGGGGAAACCGGTCGAGCCGAAACGCAGTGCCATCTTCCGCCTACTAGCCTGCGCATCAAGTCGTCGAGACTGCCGTCTGCGGCGTGTTGATGGACCGCGCAGTGCCTTATCGGTCGGCTGCCCCCAGGTCGGTGTACCGACTGCCGGGCGTGGGGTGGTCCGCGAAGCCTCTCACTGCTGCCTTAAGCTGGTGTCGTCGACCATGCATCGGAACGGCGATAACTAAGGTCTTGTGACCGTTCCGTGCCAATTGGGGGGGGTATTGATGAAGACTGCGTTTTGCGAGGGCACCCTCGTTGATGCAACGCAACTAGTACAACTTAGCGCAGAGCAGCTCAGACTCATGCGAGATGCCGGATTTCAGTGCAGCTGCGGCGAACGGGCTGTTTTCGTTCAACCGAGCCGGCACGGCCGCAGCGCCTGCTTCCGAAGCAAGCATCGAAACGCATGTGATCGCCGGTCACGCGATGGCGAAATCGATGCTCCTTCGACAGGTGCACATTCATCTGAACTGAACCTAGCGGAATCTATCACTATCAAGCTCGGTCTCCCCCAACACGCCGGTGGCACGCGATCTGCGCTGAGTAGCCCCGGAAACCCGGGGACGGCAGATAGGGCGGCTAAGGCGGCCTCCATGCGCTTGAGTGATATCCATCAACTTCTCTTGAACGCCAACCTGTCAGAAAGTTCTCGGCTGGTGGGCGGCGAGAAGGAGAGCGCGAAGATCGAAGCAAAACGATACTTCCGTCGCTTCGCAACTCTCGGACTAAATGAGAAGAATACGGCGATCGCCTACTTCGGCGACATCTCGAGCTTCGGTGGGGCTCAGACTGATGATGTAACGTTTGTGCGGCTCGTCCACGCGGAACTTCCGCACCCTCCGTATGTTCTCATTAGAGGAGCCGGGATCCATCAAGAGGTGAGCGCACGGTTCGGCCCCTGGGCGGATTTGGCCGGCGGCAGCGTGCTTGTCGTTGGAGTGCTTCAGAACGATCGTCGAGGAATCCCATTCATTGTTCCCGTCGATATCGACCATATTCATTTTCTCAACAAACAGCAGGTTGACCCTATAGCCAAATAGGCAAACGACAATACAGCTGCCAAACACCGAGTCAGAATGCATGGGTGAGCATCCACCAAGAATTCGTTCCACGCCTGACGAATCAAGATTGGCCTTTGATGGGCGGCCCAGACCGCTGTAAGCGTGGTCGCACAATCACCAAAACTCAAGCTATCGAACGTTGCGCTCGAAGGCATACTGATATTCCTCTGTGCCGGCTCCGCGCCCGATAGAATTTGGTCCAAATTCCTTTGCGGCGCGATTCATCACTCCAGCAAAACGAGTGATGGAAGGCAACCGAAGGTCGATTCGTTCGCCGTCGCTTGTGCGCCCCTCCGCAGAGAGGAGCTCGGATCGAGTTAGTCCGTGGGGATTGGGCAGGCACATAACTCCTCCCGAGCGTATATATACAGCGCGCTTCGAGAGGGCTCGATGGACGGTCGAGGCCAGCCAGCCATCGAACGCCTTCAGCTGCTCCTGATCGTCTGCTAAAGGGAAGTAGGACATGATTCCAGGAAAGCGAACTCTTTTAACTTCCCCGCGCTCAAGTTCGCGAACGCGATCCTCGGTCAAGTTGCCGTAGAGATACCGTCGTAGCTGCATGATTAAGACCACGTAGTCCCGGTCGACCGACGGCGCGACGCGGACATCGCGCAACGTCCCCGCGCGGGCATCCCTTAGGAGATTCATCCAAATGAGGTCTTGGACGCGGTTCTTCATTCGGGCGATCACCCCATCGCGGAGACCTACCTTGCCCCTAGAAAAACGGTATCCAACAAAATTGATTGACTCGGTGCTCTGAATTTCGGAGCGTTCTCCGCTTGGTACAAATAGTCGGATTCCGGGTGACTTCTTGGGGTTCAGGGCAGACCCCATTTGTTCACTGGAATTTTTGAGTGCGTTCACCGCTTCGCATATTTGACTGTAGTCCCGAGACCAGATGAGGGTGTCGTCCGCGTAGCGAGCAAATCCGACGCCTAGCCGCTCGAGGGCGCGGTCCAAGTCGAATGCCGCAGCGTTCGCCAAGAAAAGCGAAGCTGCAGTTCCTTGGGGCAGTCCTCTCCGTGGTTTCGATGGATCGATCTGCGCCTGACTTTCGTATCGGCCTGTAGGCTGGAGTGGGGCGGCAAGAAGGCTCTCAAGGATTCTTTTCTCATGCACACTTACTAAGAAGGGATGCGAGTCAAGTACCCTCCAGATGTGATCATGCGAAATTGAATCGAAGAACTTCTTGAAGTCGTATTCTGCAACGAAAATCCGTTCGGAAGTCGAGAACTCGCCGCAAATATACTGGATGGCATCGTGAGTGCTGAGATCACCGCGATAAGCGTACGAGCGGGAGCTCATTAGCGCGCGGTTTTTTTGTAGGAGGCTTGCATACACCTCGCGCGAAATTAGAGTGTCGGCTATTTGGAAGACGGACACGGTCCTAAATTCCCCATCGGCCTTCGGGATGCGGTGAGCAATCGGTGGTTTCGGGTGGTAGTCGTCCTTCCGAATCGCGAGGTTCACCGCGCGCACGATGGTCTTCGCCCGCGAGCGCACAACGTACGGGTTGAAGCCGTCGTCGGCGCTCCAGTAGTCGGGGCGCCTGATGGTGCCTAAGGATTTTGTGGTCGAGCGGCGGTTGCGCCGGACGTCCTCACTTCTGAGCTCTCGGCAATAGCGCTCATGTTTCTGGATGAGGCGACGGCACTCCGCTTCCAGCACCTCGACTGTTAGTTCCGGGCGCATGGGCCAGCCTCCTGTCCGTGTGGAGGCGGCTGGGCCAGGAAAGAAAATACGCTACCCGCAGCGAAACTGTTCGGCAGTATCGCCCCAAGCGCTCAACGCGCCAAACCTGGCACCAAGCCTCCCCAGCCCTGCTGGGCCCTGTTATCGTACTACGTCAGAAGCGAATAGATGGACGTTGTAAAAGCCGGGCCGTGCGCAGGGCAACACGGTGTTGCCGATGGTGCGGACCGCGGCCAGCTGGCAAGGGCCCACTCTAAACCCCCAGATAAACCGTCTTACCCCACGTGTAGAACTCCACCGCACTCCGCCCCTGCTCACGGAACGTGTTCGTCGAGGAGTCCTTCACCCCGCCGAACGGGACATTGAGGTCCAGTCCGGACGTGGGGCGGTTGACCTTCACCACACCGGCCTGGGCCCGCGCCGCGAAGTCCGTCGCCAGCGCCAGCGAGTCGGTGCAGATCCCGGCCGTGAGCCCGTACCGCGACGCGTTCACGGCCGCGAGCCCGGCCCCGTAGTCCGCCACCTCGAGCACGGCGACCACCGGCCCGAACACCTCCTCGGTCACGATCGGGTCGTCCGCCGCCATCCCGGCCAGCACGGCCGGCGGGAAGAAGAGCCCGCCGACGGGGTCGGCGTCATGCGTCCCGGCCAGCAAGACAGCGCCACGCGAGACGGCGCCGCGCACGGCGTCGGCGTCCTGCGCGAACTGCGCCTCGCTCACCACGGCACCCATCCGCGCCCCGTCGAGCCCGTCCCCGGGCGCGTACCCGCCGGCGAGCCGCACGAGCGCGGCGGTGAACGCCTCCCGCACCCCCGGGGTGGCGTACACGCGCGAGGTCGCCGTGCACGCCTGCCCGGTGAGCCCGAACGCCCCGGCCGCGACCACCGCGGCGGCCGCCTCCGGGTCCGCGTCGTCGAGCACGAGCACGGCGTTCTTCCCGCCCATCTCGAGCTGCACCCGGGCCCGGCGCCCGTCCAGGATGCCCTTGAGGTGCAGGCCCACGGCCGTGGACCCGGTGAAGGACAGCCCGGCCACGCGCTCGTCGCGGGCCAGCGCCTCGCCCACTACCCGGCCGCGGCCGTGGACCACGTTGAACACCCCGTCCGGCAGCCCGGCGTCCGTGAGGGCCCGGGCCAGGTGCGTCGCGGACAGCGGGGTGAGCTCGGCCGGCTTGAGCACCACGGCGTTGCCGGAGATGAGGGCGGGCGCGGCCTTCCACGCCGGGATCGCGATGGGGAAGTTCCACGGGGTGATGAGCGCGAAGACTCCCATCGGCTCCCGCCGGGTGGTGATCGTGGTGCCCGGGGTGCCGGAGGGCAGCACGTCCCCGGACGGGGCCCAGCCGAGCGAGCCGAAGAAGCGCAGCACGTCCGCGGCGCGCTTGACCTCGCCGCCGGCCTCGGCCAGGGTCTTGCCCTCCTCGCGCACGAGGTCCGCGGCCACCTCCCCGGCGCGCTCCTCGAGCAGGGTCGCGGCCTTGAGCAGGATCGCGCCGCGGGCCGGGGCGGGCAGCGCCGCCCAGGCGGGCTGGGCGCGCACGGCCGCGGCGACGGCGGCGTCCGCGTCGTCGGCGGTGCCGGCGGGGGAGAGGGCCACCACCTGGCCGGGGCGGGCGGGGTTGGTGCGCTCTGTGGTCGGGGTGCCGGTCCAGGCGCCGTCTATGAGGTGGCGGGCGACGCCGGGCTCGCGGCCCGCGCTCTCGGCTTCGGTGGCGCTGTGGTCTGTGGCGAGGGTGGTCATGGGGGCTCCTTCGGGGAGGGAAGTCAGGTCAGAGGCTGCGGATAAGGCCGCCGTCGCACCGCAGCGCGACGCCGGTGATGTACGAGGCGGGCGCGCCGCACAGGAACGCGGCGGCGGCGCCGAACTCCTCGGGCGTGCCGTAGCGGCGCGCGGGGATGGTCTTGCGCGACTCGAGCTGCACGTCCTCGACGGCGAGGCCGCGGCGCTTGGCCGCGGCCGCGTCCAGCTCGGCCACGCGGTCCGTGGCGATGCGCCCGGGCAGCAGGAGGTTCACGGTCACGGCGTCCAGCGCCACCTCGGCCGCGAGCGTCTTGAGGTACCCGGCGAGGGCGGCCCGGCCGGTGTTGGAGACGGCGAGGTTGGGCAGGGGAGCGGTCACGCCGCTGGACCCGACGGCCAGGACCCGGCCCCAGCGGCGCTTGCGCATGCCGGGCAGCACCCGGGTCACGAGGGCGTGCTGCGGGCGGACCAGGAGGTCGAACGCGCTCGCGAGCTCGTCCGCGCCCATCGCCGCCGCGGCGCCGGGCTTGGGCCCTGGGCCGTTGAGCACCGCGATGTCCACCGGCGCCCCGAGCGCCTCCTCGGCCCGGTCCACGGCCGAGACCGCGCCCTCGGGGCACGTGAAGTCGGCGGCGACGGCGACGGCGCCGGGCAGCTCCGCGGCGATCCGCTCGGCCCGGTCCCTGCGCCGGCCGGTGATGGCCACGCGCACGCCCTCGGCGGCGAGGGCCCGCGCGACCGCGAGGCCGAGCCCGCCCGTGGACGCCGCGACGAACGCGGTGCGGTCCGAGATTCCGAGGTCCATCAGCGTCCTTCCGTCGAGGCCGTGCCGGCAGTCGAAACAGTGGCCATCAAACGCCCGAGCTCCCCAAGCGCGGCGGCGAGCTCGCCGGCCAGCACACCGGCGAGCTCGGCCGGGAACGGCGCGGCGGGCGGGCGCACCGAGGCGTCCGCGATGAGGCCGCGCCGCCGGAACAGCTCCTTGCGCAGCGCGAGCGCGATCCGGGGCTGCTGCTCGAAGTTCACGAGCGGCAGGAACGGCGCGAAGACGGCGCGGGCCGCCTCCGGCCCGCCGCGCTCCGCGGCCCGGACGGCGGCGACGAGCGCCTCCGGCACCGAGAACCCGGTCATGGCCCCGGCGGCGCCGGCGGCGAGCTCGTCCAGCAGCCCCTGCCCGCCGAGCCCGCCGAACACGGGCACCGCGGCACCGGAGAGCCGGGCGATGTTCAGCGCCGTGGGCGGCGCCTCCGCCTTCACCGCCGCGATGAACGGGCACCGGCGCACCACGTCGGCTATCGCCGCCGCGGGCACGCTCACCCCGCTCGCGGCCGGGTAGTCCTGCAGCACGATCGCGGCCCCGGTGGCGCGGTGGATGCCCTCGAGGTGTGCGGCGAGCACGCCCGGGCTGGCCGTGTTGGCCTGCACCATGACCGCCGCGAGCCGGCCCCCGAGGGCCGCCTGGGCGGCGAGGACCTCGTCGATCGCCGGGCGCGTGCCCAGGGCCGTGACGCCGGCGACGATCGGCAGGGACGTCACCTCCGCGGCGGTCTCGAGCACGAGGGCCTTCTCCGCGATGCCGAGCGAGGCGGCCTCGCCGAAGACGCCGAGCAGGGTCAGGCCCACGGCGCCCACGGCCTCGTAGTGCTCCGCGAGCTGGGCGAGGCTGTCCGCGTCCACGTCCAGGGCGCTGCCGGCGAACGGCGTGGGGACCACGCCCCACACGCCGCGCTCGAGATGCTGCGTCATGCTCTTCTCCTAGTTCCCCGGCCACACGGGCGCGCGCTTCTCCTGGAAGGCGAGCACCCCCTCGGCCGAATCCTTGCTGTCCAGGGCCTCCATGAGGGCCGGCAGGCGCATGGCCCGGGCCTCGGCCGCGCTCAGGTGCGCGGTGCGGGAGACCATCTGCTTCACGGCCCGCACCGAGGTGGGGGCGCAGGCGCGGATCATGTCCAGCCACCGCTCCACCGCGGCGTCCAGCTCGGCGGCCGGGACCACCTCGTTCACGAGCCCCATCGCGGCCATCTCCGCGGCCTTGGCCTTGCGCCCGGTGAGCAGGAGGGACATGGCCTGCGTGTACGGGACGCGGCGCACGAGCTGGTGGATGCCGCCGTCCAGGGCGAGGCGGCCCACGCGCGGCTCGGTGAGCCCGAACTGCGCGCCCTCTGCGGCGACGACGATGTCCGCGCCCAGGACCATCTCCATCCCGCCGCCGAGCGCGTACCCGTTGACGCGGGCGATCACCGGGATGTCCAGCGTGGCGCGCAGGCTCAGCCCGCCGAACCCGTTCGGGTCCAGGTCCGCCCAGTACTCGAGCCCGGTCTTGTCCACGCCGGCGGCGGACATGTCCGCCCCGACGCAGAACGCGCGCTCGCCGGCGCCGGTGATGACCACGGCGCGCAGCGACCGGTCGGCCTCGATCTGCGCCCAGATCTCGTTCAGCCGGGCGGTGGTGGGGCCGTCCACGGCGTTGAGCACGTGCGGGCGGTCGATCACCACCCAGGCGACGCCGTCGCGCACAGCCAGCCGCGCGCCGTCGTGCGCCGCCTCGCTGACCTCGGGGGCCGGAGCCTCGGGAGCCGGAGCCGCGCTCATCGCAGCACCCCCAGCTCGGCCAGGCGCCCGATGGTCTCCTCGTCGAAGCCGTTCTCGCGCAGCACCTCGGCGTTGTGCTCGCCGAGCCGCGGGGCGGCGCGGCGCACGGTCGCGGGGGTCTCCGAGAGGCGGATGGGGGCGTTGAGCATGCGCACGGTGCCGGCGGTGGGGTGCTCGGCCTCGACGATCATGCCGTTGACCCGGGTCTGCTCGTCCGCGAGGGTCTGCTCGAGCGTGAACACGGGGGCGTTGAGCAGCCCCTCCTCCTCGAGCCGGTCCGTCCAGTACGCGGTGGGCCGGGTCGCGAAGCGCTCGCGGAAGATCGCCTGCAGCGCGGGCTTGTTCTCGAACTGCCGGGGCAGGTCCGTGAACTCGGGCCGCTGCGTGAGGTCCTCGTCCAGGCCCAGGGCGCGGGAGATGTGCAGGAGCGGGTCCTTCGTGAAGCCGCCCACTAGGCACACCGCCCCGTCCGTGGTCTCGAAGACTCCGCTGAGCGGCATGGCGCCCCAGTTGACCTCGTAGCCGCGGTTGAGCTGCATGCACGCCTCCTGCATCTGCAGGTGCAGCATCGAGTCGTACATCGTCACCTCGACCTTCTGTCCGGTGCCGGTGGCCTCGCGGGTGCGCAGGGCGAGCAGGATGCCCTGGAGCAGGTGCATGCCGGTGATGTAGTCGCACAGCGTGGTCGGGTAGATCGAGGGCGGCAGGTCCTCGCGGTCGCGCCGCCACATCACGCCCGAGTAGGCCTGTGCGATCGCGTCCTGGCCGCCCTTGTGCGAGTATGGTCCCTCGGTACCGAAGCCCGTGCCGGAGGCCCAGATCAGGCCCGGGTTGGTGCGGCGCAGCTCCTCGTAGCCGAACCCCATGCGCTCCATGACGCCGGCGCGGAAGTTGCTGACCACCACGTCCGCGTCCGCGATCAGCCGGCCGATCACCGCCCGGCCCTCCTCGGTGCGGGTGTCCACGCTGATGCTGCGCTTGTTGCGGTTGATCGCCAGGAAGATCGGGTTGTCTTGGCCGTCCGGGTCCGGGAACGAGTTGCGGGAGATGTCCCCGGCGCCCGGCCGCTCGATCTTGATCACGTCCGCGCCGTAGTCGCCCAGCAGCTGGGTGGCGCTGGGGCCCATGAACACCTGGGTGAAGTCCACCACCTTGATCCCGTGCAGGGGAGGCACGACGCCGGTGCCCGCCTCGGGCGCCTCGGCTGCGGCAGGGCTGTGGGTCGCGGCCAGCGCCTCGGCGAGCTTCTCGGCCACGGCGCTCATGCTCCGACCCCCGCGAGAGCCGCGGCGGACGCGGGGGTGAGGGAGCCGGCGTCGACCGTCGCGTTCGCGGCGGGGACGTCGCCCGGGTCGGCGCCGTGGCGGCGCATCCCGGCCTGGATGTCCGCCGCGTCCACGT is a window encoding:
- a CDS encoding nucleotide pyrophosphohydrolase, producing the protein MRNDRLERLLQVLRDFVCERDWGQFHSPENLAKSVSVEAGELLECFQWGQPQDIAAVRHELADVLTYCLLLADRLELDPYDIVLEKLEITRAKYPVERSRGRSTKHDQL
- a CDS encoding SDR family oxidoreductase; this translates as MDLGISDRTAFVAASTGGLGLAVARALAAEGVRVAITGRRRDRAERIAAELPGAVAVAADFTCPEGAVSAVDRAEEALGAPVDIAVLNGPGPKPGAAAAMGADELASAFDLLVRPQHALVTRVLPGMRKRRWGRVLAVGSSGVTAPLPNLAVSNTGRAALAGYLKTLAAEVALDAVTVNLLLPGRIATDRVAELDAAAAKRRGLAVEDVQLESRKTIPARRYGTPEEFGAAAAFLCGAPASYITGVALRCDGGLIRSL
- a CDS encoding enoyl-CoA hydratase-related protein, with the translated sequence MSAAPAPEAPAPEVSEAAHDGARLAVRDGVAWVVIDRPHVLNAVDGPTTARLNEIWAQIEADRSLRAVVITGAGERAFCVGADMSAAGVDKTGLEYWADLDPNGFGGLSLRATLDIPVIARVNGYALGGGMEMVLGADIVVAAEGAQFGLTEPRVGRLALDGGIHQLVRRVPYTQAMSLLLTGRKAKAAEMAAMGLVNEVVPAAELDAAVERWLDMIRACAPTSVRAVKQMVSRTAHLSAAEARAMRLPALMEALDSKDSAEGVLAFQEKRAPVWPGN
- a CDS encoding HpcH/HpaI aldolase family protein, which produces MSLPTSLRGLMAERPVLGTFLKIPRFEIVDILALSGFDFLVCDYEHSQMSVGEACDVVRAGRARGLPVLVRVPALDRGDINRLLEAGAAGIQLARGSGPAAGELRKLVSYPPLGTRSVSLAQPAADYGMGVTLAGHFERSNSTVLAVGQFETADYADGIDAAMAALDVAFIGPVDLSVDLGTPGEQDSAPMRAAAEAIEAAAAARGVPMGIFAGSAEAAADAVARGYRYIVAGSDLTMLAGGARQFSGLLQAAGG
- a CDS encoding DUF2075 domain-containing protein, which codes for MTSFRIERLALDSESVKVWADGDARHRNWPVVYTLNNDSSIYIGESLNAATRMTQHIANGRGGLHAVRVIVDDRFNKSACLDLESYLIRFFAGDGRFTVENRNEGITDADYYDRGQYQQTFDQVFETLRKEGMFSQTIPQIVNSDLFKLSPFKALTQDQAGAVNDILEGLFEDLENRRSSTIVIQGDPGTGKTIVAIYLMKLLTDIRSHHNEDVVESDSIFAQYFLEGYPDLLRDFRVALVVPQQSLRQSIQNVFAKTPGLTKDMVLSQFDVGFSETPYDLLIVDEAHRLSQRANQSSGVRNRDFQTINERLFGSDDDALTQLDWIKKQSNHQIFLVDAAQSVRPADLPKERMKSLLSEAKDDHRLYPLLTQMRLQAGEDYVTYVRSMLTDSAPQPQGFGEYEFALYDDLTAMLTRIREKEHESKLARLVAGYAWPWVSKKNPKAYDIEVDGCRLRWNSTDRDWINSPKSVSEVGSIHTVQGYDLNYAGVIIGPELTYDPALRRIVADRSNYHDKKGKENNPRLGIVYSDEQLLEYIVNIYGVLLTRGMLGTYVYVCDPTLRAYLSRFIPRAV
- a CDS encoding aldehyde dehydrogenase family protein, whose protein sequence is MTTLATDHSATEAESAGREPGVARHLIDGAWTGTPTTERTNPARPGQVVALSPAGTADDADAAVAAAVRAQPAWAALPAPARGAILLKAATLLEERAGEVAADLVREEGKTLAEAGGEVKRAADVLRFFGSLGWAPSGDVLPSGTPGTTITTRREPMGVFALITPWNFPIAIPAWKAAPALISGNAVVLKPAELTPLSATHLARALTDAGLPDGVFNVVHGRGRVVGEALARDERVAGLSFTGSTAVGLHLKGILDGRRARVQLEMGGKNAVLVLDDADPEAAAAVVAAGAFGLTGQACTATSRVYATPGVREAFTAALVRLAGGYAPGDGLDGARMGAVVSEAQFAQDADAVRGAVSRGAVLLAGTHDADPVGGLFFPPAVLAGMAADDPIVTEEVFGPVVAVLEVADYGAGLAAVNASRYGLTAGICTDSLALATDFAARAQAGVVKVNRPTSGLDLNVPFGGVKDSSTNTFREQGRSAVEFYTWGKTVYLGV
- a CDS encoding DUF6282 family protein, translating into MLKPADHESVTIDDPEVAAILDGAVDLHVHPSPSPFPRRLPIAEAAWQAHEAGFRAILVKSHHHSMVTDIRAASEALGGLPIPVVSGVALNNYVGGLNPYAAELALAQGGRMVWFPTISSHAHICVHEAEGQNMRFPTNNLGLRHTTEIGILDAEGALKPEVLDILEVIKAHDAIMSCGHLDADQTERLIEQASSMGIKRILVNHPNFVIGAEPERVRRWVGLGARIEHSICQYDDRTSFYQWGLDTLLGFVKAAGVENTLLGSDLGQANNPLPVDAYARMVRGLLDAGVSKEDVRRLIADNPADLLGI
- a CDS encoding dihydrodipicolinate synthase family protein, whose protein sequence is MTQHLERGVWGVVPTPFAGSALDVDADSLAQLAEHYEAVGAVGLTLLGVFGEAASLGIAEKALVLETAAEVTSLPIVAGVTALGTRPAIDEVLAAQAALGGRLAAVMVQANTASPGVLAAHLEGIHRATGAAIVLQDYPAASGVSVPAAAIADVVRRCPFIAAVKAEAPPTALNIARLSGAAVPVFGGLGGQGLLDELAAGAAGAMTGFSVPEALVAAVRAAERGGPEAARAVFAPFLPLVNFEQQPRIALALRKELFRRRGLIADASVRPPAAPFPAELAGVLAGELAAALGELGRLMATVSTAGTASTEGR
- a CDS encoding reverse transcriptase domain-containing protein, whose protein sequence is MRPELTVEVLEAECRRLIQKHERYCRELRSEDVRRNRRSTTKSLGTIRRPDYWSADDGFNPYVVRSRAKTIVRAVNLAIRKDDYHPKPPIAHRIPKADGEFRTVSVFQIADTLISREVYASLLQKNRALMSSRSYAYRGDLSTHDAIQYICGEFSTSERIFVAEYDFKKFFDSISHDHIWRVLDSHPFLVSVHEKRILESLLAAPLQPTGRYESQAQIDPSKPRRGLPQGTAASLFLANAAAFDLDRALERLGVGFARYADDTLIWSRDYSQICEAVNALKNSSEQMGSALNPKKSPGIRLFVPSGERSEIQSTESINFVGYRFSRGKVGLRDGVIARMKNRVQDLIWMNLLRDARAGTLRDVRVAPSVDRDYVVLIMQLRRYLYGNLTEDRVRELERGEVKRVRFPGIMSYFPLADDQEQLKAFDGWLASTVHRALSKRAVYIRSGGVMCLPNPHGLTRSELLSAEGRTSDGERIDLRLPSITRFAGVMNRAAKEFGPNSIGRGAGTEEYQYAFERNVR